Genomic segment of Ranitomeya imitator isolate aRanImi1 chromosome 6, aRanImi1.pri, whole genome shotgun sequence:
agcccctgaaaaagataaaaattttctccatactctcacataaatgcccgttgtagatggttttctacttttaaggagagtattaaccagattctgagagaatcctttccccctcagtaaggacctctcaagttccatgccgctaggtgtaagttggctacttgaggatggaggattggtccctgggagagcagatctggtagctctggaagaatccatggttggcagacagacatctttctcagccaaggaaaccaagccctcttgggccaaaatggagctaccaagattacccgggccttgtcctcccgaatcttcctcaggactaggggaattagatttagagggggaaaagcatacgcgagcctgaagtgccaagatatcagcagagcgtccacagcgtatgggttgtcttttggatttagggagcagaattgatgtaattttttgttccctctgttggcaaaaaggtctatctccggacaaccccataactggatgatctgactgaaaatggctggatttaacgaccactccccctgtctgagcatgttgcggcttagatagtcggctttggtgttgatacttccttttatatgaagcgccgtcagggagagaagatgtacttcggccacctgaaagatatgatttgcgacctccatcaatgtactggatcgcgtgccaccttgacgattaatgtaggccacagttacccgattgtctgacaaaagcctgacgtgtcgaccctgtaggggtacaaggaatctatttaaggcatgttttactgccaacagttctttcaagttggaggaagagtcctgttcagacagagaccatagtccctgaacccaatcctcccctaagtgagccccccaccctttggggctagcgtccgtagtcagcaccctagatatgtgatttatccaagggacccccctgtgtaaattcgaagtgtgagtccaccaaccaagcgaatgtacagtctccgcagaaagtgtgaatttactgtcgaggtgagcatttaggcgacgggaattgtgtaacacgtcccactgtaaagccctcgtgtggaactgtgcccagagaactgccgggatgcaggacgtaagagagcccaagattgacatcgcacccctgactgatactaagggattatttattgccctggtgaccaaatgcttaatcttagcaacttttgtgtccggcaggcgacattcctgctgactagagtctataacatatcccaggaattcttgtacttttaggggctgaaggcgcgatttttttatattgatcatccagcccaatttgtgtaacgcatccataactttctgtagttggtctgagcaatgcgactcagaatgacccacaattagcaaatcatccaggtacgggactattaatatatcctgttcatgcaagtgcgccataacctccaccatgatttttgtgaacaccctgggtgcaactgcgactccgaacggaagtgcctgatattgaaagtgttctactgtgccagctagtgagaccgccaccctaagaaatctctgatgatcaatatgaattggtacatggtaataggcgtcagatctaagacaaccataaaacagtggtgaaagagtaattttattgctgtcttgaccgactccattttgaaggagggtatgaacagaaaattattcaggccttttagattaataatggtgcgatatgaaccatcaggttttttgaccaggaacagaggggaataaaaccccctaccttcctcgcctgcagggactctgactagaacattcttctgttggagctcccggacctcagactctagtgccaactgctctgtagaggaggaacgaacaggtgttaacataaatttgtcccgaggagtatggtggaagtctaaggttaggcctttctccacaatgcctagaatccatggattgtttgtaatctgcacccaggctgggtagaaggccgaaagcctaccccccacctggtccgctagtcattgtggtttcttaacctctcgtgaaggattaaacataaatcctctaccccttcttctgctgttgtcatatctagtagattctctgttggagtctctatatggtcttctgcggttggaccatcctctattatagtcccgtctgtagaagggtcttcctaggaagggaaagcgttttttactatcccctgctttttccaatagctcgtctaggactggtccgaacaagtgagccccttcacaaggaatgctacataattttgttctagcttgtaagtcccctggccagcattttatccatagtgctctcctggctgcattggataatgccgaggacctggcggccaacctgaccgaatctgctgaagcatctgagaggaaggctgcggcatcctggattgtggacatagaggacaatatttccgacctagggactttatctctgagctgatcttcgaggtgacccaaccaaaccatcaaggatcaagcggtacaagtggctgcaatggctggcctcagagaccccgctgaagtctcccaagctcccttaaggaagatgtcggctttcctatctaacgggtctttcaaatttcccaagtcgtcgaaggggagagacgactttttgcatgccttagcgactgctgcatccaacttcgggactttatcccatgaggacgaagccgcttcttcaaagggataccgtcttttaaaggctggcggaagcgaccccttcctttctggtttcttccattcttttgagattaacgatttgatcttgtcaatcactggaaaggctcttcgggattttcgctcaatacccctgaacataacatcctgaatggaacattccgattgggtatcttctatccccattgtgctgttaactgctttgaccagatggttaaccctttctagggacaaacaggctcgagcagactcctgatcctcagaggaggaagtggacggaagagaccctgagctcagctcacccgaatccgaatctacctcagataaaggggatgaccttttAGCTTCTGCCCCCCGAGATTTGGATCTCtcggcacctttaatttcctgtctcaccatctctcttattgtagaggttagatcaggcgcctcctcctccagtaaacgttgaatacatattttacataacttcctcaaatgtccatctggaagcggctctgcacattcggcacactgcctatgtttggctttggacaaacttttcctcccctgatagaggaaaaaagacaaggggaacacaaccatcactaagtggactttcacgaagctcacttaccccgtccagtaatgagtggtaccgtagatgggggatccttcgaagccggcaaatctttacgggctgaggattttggtatagagatccgtgcctccttagctccaccagcgcggctactgccactagaccgacgctgggagcttctacgaggcttatctgacagctgctgcggctcctgctgctgctggctggtagttccttctggcgactccattatggaatgggtgaggaactctgattatcccagcttgccgcattaaatacccccaaggtaccgcccccggatgggggccagcagggaatcccaggtggccattaaaccgtctgccgctgtgctgcgctacccctccctgaagcccagactgatcccgcagctgggcgccgccattagccggagatgacgctactgcgcatgcccagccgcgtcatccggccgcgccgcccgccgcgtcatccggacacgcccccttcaggacgcggcggcggcgccaagccgacacgcggaccaggacgccagcaaaccccccggaccaatgccgcgtcccCGCCCGGACCAGCGTGACTCCCGGGACCCTGAGTAGCCAAGCACCTCCATAGGTATGTGCGGTTGCCTGAGAAGCTAGCCTatcagaggctgcttcctcctgctgtcacctacaccgcgcagtgcccctgccgtgtggtgcttcctgccccctggacgggccgaggtaggggacccccgctacctgtaccgggccgccaggagtggggagtcttcttacttcgaccctcttgtcagggcctgtctgcaagaggttccgctgtcagggacaggaaaccaaactgacgtgggagagaggtgccgccctttttatgtctgtaggtttcctgtccctgaagggcggatcccctctctcgctgtgctgtcatggcgactgaataaagatggatagactttcgggagcctgaaaccgaaattcctgagcctccatggaagtgattactgaacgagggaatatcatcctgaagtgtctccgacgaaacttcctgttcagcaaattgagatccggactggaaCGAACCTTGTTGTCCTCTGTCAGTACAGAAAGATTCGAAAAGAAGactgtgaaccgttgaaccgttcctgttctgggatgggaacgattaccccggatttaaggagggaaacaatggctgtaaagaaaacgatcccaggaccgtgaaatgaagattttgtatctagaggatacaagtgccctggcccatgcgtcctctactgaggagacccagacgtccctgaggaacaggagacggttgcccagcctgagaaacgggctggggtctagtcgtgggtcgtgcctaggtggaacttccagtcctggacctggagaatccaccttaggagtagcgggcacgccaggaaagagtgagtcgaagaataccttctcttaacgtgcctgtggcctctgctgttgcgaagaggaatctaatgccgcgaaactacgaaaaaggtctaaaagaccgaagtagccgcctaaggggaagtaggcgaggtctggagaaggggactggtgccgccagtggcgtccttaataatttggtccagcttggaaccgaaaggacgtgaaccttgaaaaggcaggctcgtaagggacttcttcgatgactcttgagccaaacagtgcgacggctggcaacaacattactgggcgcctgtgcggcagaagacgcgacgtccagggaacaaattattccccggcgcgAGTAATCTGggaggcaagttccgccagccgggctgatggagctccagcttgaatgccccaacggagttgtttagcccctcggatacagacttcgaaacccaagtggaagccaaagccgggcattgggatgatgcggcagttttgaaagccgacttcacgaaggattccatgatcccatcgatggaatctttcagagccgcccaccggacagcgtaaggactgtggtggtggcaagtctagcagccgacgggggagaggtcgttctctaacgcctctcattccggttggcaatgagatccggaggaaagagatatgagactccaagacgcttgtctctttgagaacgtctggtcgaattcgctctttctctggacagaggctccttgaattcaggatgaggagcaaataccttgggaggtagtttagaccgtctaaacgaaaccgcctgatctgcgggtttcgtagaggaatctttgatgccacaggtctgattggtcgctccaaagaggctttgaaccatatccctcatgttagcaatttggttcgaatccggccccaaataatcctccgaaggcgcatcagagaaagcctcgcctgactcaggggaggaggatcgggaggacgccgaccgcagaggaggaccgagtggcgagatggagcgagaagaggactcagactggcattcctgtctggacctttgcagctagccttggagggctcagacggagcttcctgcgacccggtggctactgcgggggtctgcaggggtaaccgatccagcacagacaccagggtttgagacacccgtgttaaaggACTGACATAGCGGAGACCAGTAGGTTAGGGGACAGAAGGGCGGAGGAGAGTGTCAgactgcagagcagagctactcacggcaggtgATGCGCTTCAGTGGTCCTTAAAGGCAGGGGTGCAGGCAGAAGGAGCAGACCTCTGGAACTCACCTGTCCGGGACCAGCTGTGGGGCTGAGGCGACCGCAAGTGAGGAGGACGCCGGTATTCACGTACTTTCGGGGGGAATAAGGCGTTCCTGGATCGAGAATATGGAGGTGGTGGGCAGGGTTAATTGCctggccaggagcaccaagatggtgcCGGGGGGGCGGAGCTTGTTGAGACAGacgggcgggaaaaaagcccgcccgagaACTCAGGAAGTGGGCGGAGTCACGGCCGagagtaggccccgggagaagccgggacctaaattagaagcTGGTGGGCGCCGGAGAGGGCCACAGGACCGGAAAACTGTGCGGCCGCCGGAGAACGCTGTGCGGCCGCCAGAGAACGCTGTGCGGCCGCCGGAGAACGCTGTGCGGCCGCCGGAGAACGCTGTGCGGCCGCCGGAGAACCCTGTGCGGCCGCCGGAGAACACTGTTCGGCCGCCGGAGAACACTGTACGGCCGCCGGAGAACACTGTGCGGCCGCCGGAGAACACTGTGCGGCCGCCGGAGAAAAACGGCACGGCTGCCTGTAGGGGCTGCGCTGCATGGGACAAAGGTACGGCCGCAGACAAGGCAGTGCCGCTGCCTGTAAAGGTGCGGCCGCCAAGCATGGAGAAGCGGCGCAGCTGCAGCGCAAACCGCCAGGTCAGGGGGAAAGTGCAGCCGCAGAAAAGGCAGCGCGGTTGCCTACAGGGCGCCGCACAGAGCAAAAATGTGCCGCAGTGTGGAAAACTTTCCAATAAAGAGACGTCCAACGATCGCCCAGGGAATCAGGGACCCCCCATGACTGTCTTTGAAGAGAGACCGAAGGTTAGGGGGATTGGTGGGAagggaatactcacctaaacatcccacgccgtccgttACTAACCTCGTGAAGATATCAGACGTCCGTGGagctggacgtcctcgtctcctccaaccgacaggctctggtgggcgagtgggtgggggacggagccaggaccggacttctaagcacgcttgtgtgctaggatcttggtcctggagagggatctatgaggatatggggtggcagtacacgccgtactcatagtccgcattgtgggagtacaggtgtgactgttcaccctgtatccctccggaaaacctgaaagaaaacgacgcacattgaggtagatatgggtcgaatgaaagacccgtgtccacctcctactgacactaagctaaactgaatatcctacttcctgtcggtagggtgtacactgcagaggaggagctaacttttttatttgcatagtgtcagcctcctagtggcagcagcatacacccatggttcctgtgtcccccaatgaaaggcgatagagaaaaacaCATTAAGGTACATTACTGATATTGACTGGCATAATCTAGGCTACTTTAGTAATGCAAATATGGCTGAGGAATATTATATGTACTAGCAACTTCATCACAAAGGAAGGGGGCAAATGGTAGCCCAGGAGCACAAGTGGGAGGGTTTGGTTTCATTTAGGGCCGCAGTGCAGCATGTGAACCACAAGCGGTGAACTACTACATCTGTACAGTATTGGTGAAGAGAGGGCTGATAGGGATCTTTTTGCCCCTTACATTCTTTCTGTACACACCTGACTGTGAATGCTGTTCTTCTGGATGTACTGACTCCAGGGGTCCGGTATCTGTTCATCTGCTCCTTTACTGGATGCTCTAGAATTAATTTTGAGTAAGTAGCATCCCTGAGTCCCGTAGCGTTGAATCATTTCTTCATAGACTGAATCAGCCCTTGACAGATAGAGATGCCATATCAAAAATTAATGATTAAATACTTGTAGCCCATAATAAAAAGACCAAATAAAGACATGAAAGATACATGTTAAAATACTAGATCACTGCAGGATGCAGACAGGTCCCAATGGTCGATGACTGAGGCAGCATAGGTGCAACATACTGAACCATTCATAAACCCATCATCCATGAAGGCATGAACAGGTAAGGCTTGTACAAGTAGGTGGTCTCTAAATTGGAATTTCCTTGAACGTGCCAGCTTGTGAGGCAGTGACACGCTGACATACAGAATCTAGCGTGGTCCGATCAGTTACATACATTTCCATGTGTGAGGGTCTTACAGCTATGACAATTACAGATCTCACCAGACGTTGCTTTACTAAGGTACAAcgtacggtcagtattttacactgaCAATTACGGATACCAGAGAACATCCCTATTACTTCCAGTGGCCATGCTTCAGCATAAACCACATCAATCAGATTCCCCTGATGCAGGAGGGAGTGTGACTGGTTACATAGCTGCAATGATATACAATTCAGTATATGCGTTAggtgctttcacactgcgttcAGGCAACTGTTCGTTGGCCCCATCTGGGTTTGGACTAGAGCGCATGTGTTAATGGGGCCACAaactataatggtgctgacagagcAAACATGCTCAGACGTGCATCTTTTTCAGACATCTACGCCTACTGGAGACGGACACAAGGACGCAGTTGGTACTTGCTTTACCTTTCTCCATCCTACGCTTGGCATTGTGCTTACTCATTGTAAGACATACATGTGGGCTTTTGGCCATGGAAAACCATGCCATGAAGCTCTAGAAGAATAATTTTTGCACTGACAAAAGTCAGAGGAGAACTGGACTCTGCAGTCAGCAGAACACTAGTGACTTCTATGTACTCTGTACTTCAGTACACGGCGACTGCAAACTAAGTGGTCTCTACTTTGTGGCAGAGTTGCGGGGGGTCCCAAAAAGCTTCCACTTTTCAATAACTCCACTCAGTTTGAGGAATATTTTAGGCAGGAAGAAATGACATGAGGTGACTTGTTACAACAGTGTCGCCCTACTACACGACCCGTGAGCATTTTAGAACGACCCCCTCCTTCACAGATGTTAGTAAAAGCAGACTATTTCTAAGTGGCTGATTTTATATATCTGGGCAATGGGACTGAACAAAACACCCAAATTTAATGATGAAGTGATGTGTCCTAGAACACTACGTAGACAATAGTATATACTACTGACTATACACCGCTTGCAGTGGGGAAGCAAAGGGCACACACTGAATTTTGATAAAGGGGGAAGAAAATCAGGGTCACAAAATAGTCAACCTGTTAAAATAAAGAATCACGGATTTGAGATAGGGTTGTTGTCATTATATCAAATACCAGTAGCTCCTTCACTGCGGTCAGGGATAGATACGTCTGCCTGCCAGCGCCCTGCCCGTATATGCCCCTGTAATACGTCCTATGGGGAAACTCATATGAATGAAGCAATGAGGAGCAGATCCCTGTGCTAAACCCACTACACTCCGCATACACGGCTGTGGATGGACGGAGCAGTATTAGGACACATTCTGCACTCACCACACTTATTTTGTACACATTTCACAACAAAACACTTTGTCCAGTTTCATAACTCACCTTTTCTCATCTCCACCGCTGACATCATGTAGCAGCACATAATACTTCAATGTGTTGGGTGTAAACCATTTGGGATAGGAATAGTCATTACTGTGCTGAATCCGATGCTGCTCTTGTGATAGCTTTAAAAATTGGTCCACAGGTTCAGGCTCATGTGAAGAAACAACCAGCATGCCTAAAGAGCTTGTTAAGTCAATGATTAAAGTACAAGGGGCAATTGCAGGACACAAGAAAACAAGAAGTGGTCAAGAAAACTGCACTTTACACCTATAATCAGTGAACGCTCAAATTACATTTACAGCTAGTTAGCTGGTCCTGACAAAGTGTGAAAAGACATGCTGTAGATGTTTTGGACTTTATATTTCCATGAGTACTGTAATTTGGGTACCAGTCAAGTACGACTGGTGCTTAAAAGGGTGGGTCAATTGTTTTGGGGGAAGGTGGGGTTCAAATGTTCTGATTTAGacatcctgttttttttctttctgtaaaattatttaaaattAATTAAAGtttacccaattaaaaaaaaaagtttacatttacAGAACGTCATGGTCACAGTGACAAGAGTGGCACT
This window contains:
- the LOC138642779 gene encoding uncharacterized protein → MESPEGTTSQQQQEPQQLSDKPRRSSQRRSSGSSRAGGAKEARISIPKSSARKDLPASKDPPSTGRKSLSKAKHRQCAECAEPLPDGHLRKLCKICIQRLLEEEAPDLTSTIREMVRQEIKGAERSKSRGAEAKRSSPLSEVDSDSGELSSGSLPSTSSSEDQESARACLSLERVNHLVKAVNSTMGIEDTQSECSIQDVMFRGIERKSRRAFPVIDKIKSLISKEWKKPERKGSLPPAFKRRYPFEEAASSSWDKVPKLDAAVAKACKKSSLPFDDLGNLKDPLDRKADIFLKGAWETSAGSLRPAIAATCTA